CAGGGGTGCATCGCCACGTGCCGGGGCAGGCCGGACAGGCTCTCGGCGAGCGCGAAGAGCCTGCGTACCTGCTCGCTGTCCAGACCGTCCAGGCCGCGCAGCTCGGGGAGTTCGCGGGCGGTCTCGCTGATCCGGGAGGCGCGCACCCGGGGGAAGACCGAGGCGATGCGGTCGACCTCGGCCGCGGGCATCGACAGCGCGGTCCCGGCGTCCCGCAGGGCGCTGCGGGCCCGGTAGGTCTCCGTCATGGCCACCGCCGCGCTCGCCCCGGGGTGGGAGGCGATGACCGCGTCGTAGGCCTCCAACCTCCTCGCCGACTCCACGTCCAGGTCGATGTCGGGCAGGCCGGGGCGGCTCGGGGTGCAGAAGCGCTCGAACAGCAGACCGTGGTCCAGGGGGTTGGTCGCGGAGATCCCCAGCAGGTGCACGGTGAGGCTGCCCACCGCCGAACCCCGGGCGGAGCAGCGGATCTGCTTGTCCCGGATGGCCCGGGCGGCGTCGGCGACGGTGAGGAAGTAGCTGTCCAGGCCCAGCCTGGCGATGGTCTCCAGTTCCTGCCGTGCGCGTTCGTCCGCGCGCCGGTCGCCTGCCAGGCCCAGCCGGGCGGCGCCTTCAAAGACGCGGTTCCGTAGTTCGGCCCGGGCCTGAGCGCGTTCGGGCAGGTGGAGGCGGCCCCAGCCCAGATCGGCCCCGGGGTCCAGCGCGCAGGAGGCGGCCAGCGCCAACGTGTGCGCGATCAGCCGCCGGGCCCGGGTCCGGTCCCCGGCGCACACGCCGACCGCGGCCCGGAACATCTCCTCGCCGGAGGCCAGGTGGGCCCGGTCGGTGCGCGGGTCGGGCCGGTAACCGCCGGGGGCGTGCTGCCGGATCCGGTCCAGGGCACGCGCCACCCCGGCCCGGTCGGGGTTCGGGTAGCGCACGGCGTTGGTGAGGACCACCAGGAGGTGTTCGTCCTCGGCCAGGCGGACCATGTCCCGGGCGGTGCGCCGCTGCCCGGAGGCGCCGTGGTCGTGCGGGGCCAGGGCGGTCTCCACGCCCAGCTCCCGCCAGGAACGCAGCAGTTCACGGGCGTGCGACGGCCGGTCCTGGGCCAGCGCGCGGCCCACGTCGGAGTCGGAGCCGAGCAGTGCGACCAGGCCTTCGCGGTGTTCGGCCAGCTGCTCGAAGGTGACCGCCACGGGCGCGGCCGCATGGTGCACCCGGGTGACCAGACGGCACAGGTTCGCCCAGCCCCGAGCGCCGCGGGCCAACAGCACGATGCGTCCGCCCCCGGGCGAGGCGAGGGCGAGGTCGACCCCCACCACGGGCCGCACCCCGGTCGCGGCGCAGGCCCTGACGTGCTCGGCGACCCCGAAGAGACCGTCCCGGTCGGTCAGGGCCGCCATCGGCTGGTCGTCGAAGGCGGCCCGCTCGACCAACGCGGCGGGCGGGGCGGTCCCGTGCCGGAACGAGAACGCCGAGGCGACGCGCAGATGCGCGAACACCGGTCCCCCCTCTCCGCCTGCGAACGCAGCCGAAGGGGAAGACGCTGCTCATCGAACGTGTGTTCGACAACTGTAACCCACAATGATCACTCCGGGCACACGAGAACCCCAGGTCCGGGCCGGTACGGGCGCGCTCGGCCGGTGCCAGGAAGGCCTGTGGCGGTGCGGCAACAGTGGCCAAGACGTGATGATCCCTTCACGGGACAGGGCCGGGGAACCGGCACTATGAACCAGACCGCACGGCCCGCACAGCCCACGCAGCTCTCTCGGAAAGAGTCATCCCCCTTGCAGAAGGCCACCCGCAGACCCGGCCTCGGCCGCGACTTCAACCGGTTCTGGCTCGGCAGCCTGGCCAGCAACCTCGGCGACGGCATGATGGTGATCGCCCTGCCCCTGGTCGCGGCCTTCCTCACCAACGACCCCCTCCTGGTCTCCGGGCTCATCGCCGCCCGTTTCCTGCCGTTCCTGCTGTTCGGCCTGGCCGCCGGGGTGATCGTGGACCGGGTGGACCGCGTCCGCCTGATGATCGGTACCAACCTGGTCCGCGCCGTCGCGCTGGTCGCCCTGGCCGGGTTCATCGCCACCGGCAACGCCACCATCTGGGTGCTGTACGCGGTCATGTTCACCGTCATGACCTGCGAGGTGTTCTACGATCTGGCCGGTCGGGCCCTCATGCCGGCTCTCGCTCCGGCCGGCACGATCGACCGCGCGAACGGGCGCGTCGAGGGCGGCCGGACCGTCACCCAGGACTTCGCCGGCGGGCCGCTCGCCGGGTTCCTGTTCGTGGTCTTCGCGTTCCTCCCCATCGCCGTCAACGCCGGTGCCTACGCCTTGGGCGCCCTGGTGCTGCTCGGCCTCCCCCTGGCGGTCCGCCGCGCCCCCGGCCACGACGACTCCGGCCAGGACCCCGCCGCCAAACGCCCCTCGCCCCTGGCCGACCTGCGCGAAGGGTTCAGGTTCGTCTTCCGTGGCAGCTCCCTCGGCGCGATCCTGCTCTTCAACCTGGCGCTCAACGCCGCCTTCACCGCCCTGAGCGCCGTCATGGTGCTGCTCGCCCAGAACCACTTCGGTGTCCCGGCCGCCCTGTACGGGGTGTTCCTCGGGTCCTCCGCCGTCGGTGCCCTCCTGGGGGCCACCACCGTCGGCTTCCTGGTCGCCCGGCTCGGCCGGTTCCGGCTGGAGGTGGTGTTCTTCACCGTCACCGGTCTGTGCTTCATCGGCTTCGGCCTGGCCCCCAACGCCTACGCGGCCGTGGTCGCCTGGGTGCTCCTGGGGTTCGTGATCACCGCGTCCAACATCGTGATGCTCGGTGCCATCCAGCTGATCGTCCCGGGCCGCCAGCTCGGCCGGGTGATGTCGTTCGTCCAGGTGTCCGGCGCCGCCTTCGGCCCGATCGCCGCCCTCTCCGCGGGTTTCCTCGGCCGGGTGGAGCTGTACTACGTGCCCATCGCCTCGGGTGTCCTGGTGCTGGTGTCCCTGGCCCTGGCCGTCCCGGCCCTGCGCCGCGTGGTCACCGAAGCCGACCGGGTAGAGGCCGTCCAGATCGCCGAGCAGGTCGAACCGTCCGAGCAGGTTGAACCGTCCGAGCAGGCCGAACCGTCCGAGAAGTAACCGGCGCCGGAGGATTATTCACTCTCGAAGGCGGCGACCGTCAGCGAGACCCTGACCGTGCCCCCGTCAGAGGTCCGCTCCGCCGCCTCGTGCACCACCCGTCCGAGCTCGCGGGCGAGCTCCCGCACCCGCGGCCACTCCTCCGCGGGGATGGTGAGGTGCGCGTCGGTGAAGGCGAAATCCGAGCCCTCGCGGTACCCGGACGCGCGCGCGGACATCTGCTGGGCGAGTACCCGCATGAGGCCGAGAAAGCTCTCCTGATCGGAGCCGCCGAGCGCCTCACCGCTGCTGGGCCGGTGCGTGTACCGCTTGGCGATCCCGCCGCGCACGGGCTTCTCGTCGACGAATTCGAGGAGCCCGCCCTTGGCGAGCCGCCGGATGTGATAGCTGACGTTGGCCTGCGTCTCCCCGAGCTCGCGGGCCGCTTCCGCGGCGCTCATCGTCCGCCCGGTCAGCAACGAGAGCAACCGGAGCCGGAGCGGATGAGCGACCGTCCGAAGTCCGTTCAGGTCGACGCGGTCGTCCTCGCTCATGTCCGTTCTCCCCGATCTTCCTGCGCCACCGTGGCCCGAGCCGCCCACTGTAGTCGGCGATCCCGGACCGCAGACAGGACGGCGACGGCAACGAAAATCCCTGCGGTGGCGGCCAACAGAACCGTCGACACCGTGATGCTCGTGCTGTCCAACAGCGCGCCGCCCACGGCGAAGGCCAGCGCCGCCCCCGCGTTCACCGCCGTGTTGATCAGGGCGGACGCTTCCGTGCGCTCCTCGACCGGGGCGATCTCATCAGCGGCGAGATACCCGCTGATCATCGACGGAGCGACGAAGAGCCCCACCACGGTGAACAGCGGCACCAAGACGACCAGCTCCCCGCCCCAGGCCGCCGCGAACAAAGCCCCGCACGCCGCGAGTCCCAGAAAGACCATCCGCCCCATCGGCGCCGCCGTCCAGGTACGCGAACCGTAGAACAGCCCACCCGCGGCACTGCCCACGGCGAAGAACGCCAGCAGGACCCCGGCCAGGCCGGAATGGCCCATCGCCTGCCCGTGCGCGGTGGAAAGCAGCTCGACCGCGCCAAGCACCAGACCGACACCGACGAGCACCGACAGCACCGGCCAAAGACGCGCGTGCCGCAACGGACCGACCCACCCGCTCCACGCCGACACCCGGCGTCGCACCTTCCCCGGCTTCGGCGCCGGAGAGAGCACCATCCCGACCGTGCCCACCAAACCAGCGGTCGCCGCCACAACCACCGCGACAGTGGGGCCGTTCGGCAGTAGCGCCACGAGGCTCACCATCAGCGGACCGGCGATGAACACCAGCTCCTCAGCGACCGCGTCGAGACTGTACGCCCGGGTCCGGTGCCCGTCGGTCGTCGCCAACAGGGCCCACACCCCGCGCATCACCGCCCCCAACGGAGGGGTGCACAGCCCGCTCAGCACCCCCAACACAATCGCGACCCCGCCCGAATCAGCGCCGACCGCGAACACCACACCGATCAGCCCAGCTGCGTACCCGACCGCGAGCCAGGGCAGAACGAGCCGGGCCCCGTACTGATCCACCAACCGTGCCCGCAACGGAGCGGCCACCACGTTCCCCAGCCCGAACCCGCCAACGACCGCCCCCGAAAGAGCGAAACCCCCGGGCCCCTCCTGGACCAACAACAGGAGCGCCAGCGAAACCATCGCGAACGACAGCTTCCCCACCACCGAGGGCACGAAGGCCCGCAGCGCGTACGGCAGCCGCAGCACATCCAGATAGGTCGCCCGCACCCCGGTGCCCAACGCCGGGACGTGTCGCGGCCGGTCAAGGCGGGCGACGGAACAGCGGCAGCGAGGGCAACAGGCTCCCCAACCCTGAGCGGACCGGGTCGGCTCGCCCAGCTGCGGTGGCCAGGTGCCTGGTTCGGTCCCCTCTCCGGGGATGATCTTGCTACCAGGAGCAAGTTCGGCGCCGAAGTTGCTCCTGGTAGCAAGATCATCGGGGATCTGAGGGTTGGGGACACAGCGGACAGTTCCGAGCGCGGGTTTCGGGCACCCGTACGACACCCGCACCACCCCACCCACTCCGCCGAGCCCACCCGGAAGGAGGCCGCCCCCGACCCTCCCTCGCTGCCGCCTTTCCGATGGGGCGCTCGACCGGCCGGGACAGGAGGCCCGCTACCCGCAGGGGCAGGGAAACCGGAGAGCTCGTTTGCCCCTGGTCCTCGACACGTCGGGTGGCGCTCGTTTCGGGAGGTGGGGCGGGCGATGGGGCAGGCCACCCGGCTTCGGTGGATGTCCTAGACGGACTGCGGTTGCCGGGGGTCCAGGACCAGGCCGTGCGGCACCGCTCGCCCGGGGGCCTTTTCCTCCGGGTCCTCTGCTTGAAAGAACCGGCTCAGCTCGCGGCGGCCGCCGATCCGTAGTTTCCGGTAGCAGTGGGTGAGGTGCGACTCCACGTTGCGCAGGCTCACCCGCAGCATCCGTGCGATGTCCCGGTTGCTCATGCCCCCCGCGGCCAGTTCGGCGACCTGGCACTCGGTGGGGGTCAGCAGAGACCGGGTGGACGTCTTGCGGGGGCCGGGGCGGCCGCCCGCGTCGCGCAGTGTCCGCTGGACCTGGTCCACCAGGGCGTCGGCGCCCAGCGAGATGCCCACCTCGTTGGCCCGGTGCAGGAGTTCGCGGGCGCGCGCGGTGGTGCCGCCCCGCTGGTGTGCCTCTCCCGCCGCGTACAGGGCGTGCGCGAACAGCAGCGGCGCCTCCTCCGAGTCGAGCAGTTCCATCGCGCCACGGGCGGGCCCGAGGACGTTGCCCGAAGCGGACACCGAGGCCAGGGCGAGCAGTGCCCTGCCCCACGCGAACGGCGCGGCCCACCGCCGGGCGCGGTCGACCTCCTGTCGGGCCAGTCGCCGGGCCTCGGGCAGGTTGCCGAGACCAGCGTGGAGCAGCGCCTTGGTGGAACGCCACGGCAGGATCGCCGGGTTGTCGATCCGGCGGCGGTCCAGTTCCCGCTCGCAGTGGGTGACCAGGGTCAGGGCCCGCTCTACCTGGCCCAGTCGGCCGAGGGCGCGGGCGGTGCTGTGCGCGAGGTGCAGGTGCCACCAGCCGGTCGCCTGCCCGGACGTCTGCCCGACCGACTGCTCGGTCTCCCGACCGGTCGCCTGCCCGGTGGGGAGTTCCACGTCCAGCAGGTCTCCCGCTTCAGTGAGCTGGTCCCGTTCCACCGCTACGTCGATCAGCACGCTGCGGGCGAGGGCGCCGGTGTGGTGTCGGTCCGCGCTGATGCGGCCCAGCGCGGTGAGGGCCTGCCGAGCCTCGTCCCCGGCGTCGGCGAGCGCCCCCCGGTGCAGAAGGACCAGGCTCCGTACGGCGTGTGCCTCGGCGACTCGGGTCACGGTGCCCTCCGCGACGGCGAGCCGCACCTCGGCGTCGATGTACTGCTGTGCCTGGTCGAAGCCGCCTGCCCAGAGCAGTGCGAGCAGGGCGTGGTACCAGGACGGTGATCCGTATAGGGCACGGGGAGGGGCGAGGAAGACGCGGCAGATCCGGCGCACCGCCGGTGCGGTCTGTCCGGTGGAGGTGCGGTGCAGGAGGACGGCCTCCAGGCGTTCCAGGCCCGCCGGGCCACCGGTGTGGGAGCCCTCGTACAGACGGACATGGCCCAGCTGACGGCGCAGTCGAGCCGCCGTGCCCGCGTCGTGGCCCCGGACCCGCTCGTGGGCGCGGTCCAGGACGCTCCGGGCCTGGTCCGGTTGGTCGAGGCGGAGCAGGGTGTCCGCCAGCCGCGCCGACCGGTCGGCCAGTTCCAGGGGGTCGGCGGTGAGGTTGACCAGGGAGTACTGGGCGTCCGCGGAGGCGGGAAGGTCCAGTTCCATCAGGGCCCGCACCCGCAGGTCGGCGATGCGGGACGCCACATCGTCGGGTGCTCCGTGGCGCACCACCGTGTCGAGGTGTTCCATGGCCGCGTGCGCGCCACGGGGCAGCAGTCCTTCGGCGGCGTCCAGCAGCATGGGCGCCATCCACGGTTGCTCGAGCGGGGAGGCCCGGAGCAGGTGCGTGGTGATGCTCCCGGGGGCGGCGCCGTCCTGGTGCAGGTGGAGTGCGGTCCGCCGGTGGAACGCGGCCCGCTGGGCGATCGGGACGTCGAGGTAGAGCAGGCGCGCCAGGACGGGGTGCCGGAAGGTGCGGGTGGTGGGGTGGAGGATTCCGCACTCCGTCAGCTGCCCGAGACTCTGGCCGGCCTCCGCCACCGTCAGGGAGCACAACTCGGCGACGAGTTCGGCGTTCACGGCCGTCTCGCCCACCACGCTCGCGGCGTGGGCGACGCGCAGGCCGTTGCCGTCCAACCGGCGCAGCAGGCACAGCACGCGGTCCTTGACCGCGCGTAGCCGGATCGTCAGGTCGTCGGACGGATCGGCCGGTCTGTCGTCGTCGGTCAGGGCACAGCTGGGTGCGGGTGCGGGGGTGGTGAGCACTTGCTGTGTCAGGAGGTAGGGGTTGCCGCCGCTGTCGGCGATGAGGTCGTCGGAGGTGTCCCGGGAGCAGCCGCGCAGTGAGTCGATCAGGTGGGACGCGGCGCTCGGGGACAGGTCGTGCAGGCGCAGGTGGCGGTCGGGGCGCACGCTGTTCATGAACTCGACCAGCAGGTGCTGGTCGCTCGCGGGTTCACCGCGCCGCTGGCTCGCCAACAACACCACCGGGATGTTGTCGATACGGCGCATGAGGAATCCCAGCCACGATAAGGAATCCGAGTCCACGCATTGGACGCAATCGACCGTCAGCAGAATAGGCTTGTGCTGTGCGACCCGGCTCAGGGTCGTAAAAAGGTCGGTGAACTGCGCGTATTCAGGATCTTTCGGGGTGCGTTGGTGGAAGTTGATCTTGGCGGGCGGACCCGGAAGGGAACCCGCAGTTTCCAGACAGCTGAAAAGTTGATCAACGACGCCCATCGAGAAACGGCGTTCCGTGGGCGAGGCGGTGGCCGAAAGCACGAGCATGCCCCGCTGCCTGGCACGTTCCTCCGCCCACCGGAGAAGCATGGTCTTTCCGGTACCGATAATGCCCTCTACCAGTGATGAAGCCCCCTGGCCAGAGAGGGCGGAGTCCAACATCTCATCGATGATCCGGGATTCCTCACCTCGGTCGAACAGCTCCCTGAGCACCGCTTTCGTATCCCCCCGCGTCGATGGCAAACGACGAAAACACCGCCGCCGCTCCTTCCCGTTCCCGGGGTCGCTCTCCCCGGTATGTCGGAACGCCGTACCTGTGCAGTCCGGACACTAACATCCCGGGGCTTCCGCGCCGTTGACGGTGTGGCCGGTGGTCGCCGGTAGAACTGTCACCCTGGTTGATTCTTCGGGGTGATCGTATTTCGGGTTCTCATTCCCCGTCGGCGCGGTCGGCCTCGTCGTTCCTGTTCCGGGCCCGGGGCCGGGGCCGGGCCCGCACGTGAATGCGCTCCCCCTGGCGCCCGAACAGGCTGAGGACCTCCACGGGGCCCTCCCCGGTGCTGCCGAACCAGTGCGGCAGCCGGGTGTCGAACTCGGCGGCCTCGCCCGCCTCCAGCACGAGGTCGTGGTCGGCGAGGAGCAGCCGCAGGCTGCCGGAGAGCACGTACAGCCACTCGTAGCCCTCGTGGGTGCACAACTCGGGGGTGTTCCGGGTCTGGGGAAGCACCATCTTGAACGCCTGGAGCGGCCCGGCCTGACGGGTCAGCGGCAGCACCGTGTTCCCGTTGACGCTCCTGGGGATGGGCCGGACCCGGGGGTCGCCGACCTCCGGAGCGCCGACCAGTTCCTCCAGGGGTACCTGGTGGGCCTGGGCGATGGGCAGCAGCAGCTCCAGGCTGGGACGGCGCTGCCCCGACTCCAGCCGGGACAGCGTGCTCTTGGAGATACCGGTGGCCTCGGCGACGGCGGTGAGGGACACGCCGCGCCGCATGCGCAGCCGCCGTAGTCGGGGGCCGACCTCGTTGAGGACCTGGGCGATGGCGGGTGAGGTTTCCATGCCGCCCATTCCACCGGCCCGTTGCGGAAACGGCAACAAAAATTGCGAGCCCCGGGCCCCGCTCGCATTCTGTGCTCGGAAGATCGCGGTACGCGGTGCTGGCGGCAGGAGAGGGACGGACATGTTCGAGAGCGGTTCGCGGAACGGGCCCACGTACGGGACCGAGTTCGACGTCGTGGTGATCGGGGCGGGGGCGGGCGGCCTCAACGCGGCCCTGGTCCTGGCCCGGTCGCGGCGCCGGGTGGCGGTCGTGGACTCCGGGGCGCCGCGCAACGCGCCCGCCGCCCACATGCAGGGGTTCCTGTCCCGGGACGGCATGCCCCCCGCGGAGCTGCTGGAGACCGGACGGGCCGAAGCCGCCGGATACGGCGTCGAGTTCCTCGACGGCGAGGTCGAGGAGGTGGCTCGGATCTTCGAGGAGGGTGCGCCCGTCTTCACCGTGCGGCTGGCCGACGGCGTGGTGCTGGCCGCCCGCCGGGTGGTGGTGGCCACCGGGCTGCGCGACGAACTTCCGGACATCCCCGGGGTGGCGGACCGCTGGGGCAGGGACCTGCTCCACTGCCCTTACTGCCACGGGTACGAGGTGCGCGAGCAGACGCTCGGTGTGCTCGGCACCCAGCCCGCAGCCGTCCGGCACGCGCTGCTGATACGCCAGTGGTCCGAGGACGTCGTGCTGTTCCGGCACACGCTGGAGATCACCGGGGAGGACCGCGAGGCCCTGGACGCGCGCGGGGTGACGGTCGTCGACGGCACCGTGGAGCGGCTCCTGGTGGAGGGCGACCGCCTGCGCGGGGTCCAACTGGCCGAGGGTAGTTGCGTGCCCTGCCACGCGCTGTTCCTCGTGCCGCGGATGGTGCCTCGCGACGGCCTGCTCACCGCGCTGGGCTGCGAGCGGGGCGACAACGGCTGGGTCGCCACCGACCGCACCGGCCGCACCAGCGTGCCCGGCGTGTGGGCGGTGGGCAACGTCGTGGATCCCCGGGCGCTCGTGGTGAGCGCGGCCGGGGCGGGTTCCGCCGCCGCGTTCGCCATCAACCACGACCTGGTCGGTGAGGACGTCGAACAGGCCGTCCAGGATCACCGGATGGTCAAGGAGCTGACCGGGGTCCGGCCCGGCGACGAGTACTGACCCGCCGAACCCACCCAGGCCGCCCCCGGCCGCCAAGGCGCCCGCGGTCGACAAGGAGACCCCCTATGGACCACACCGCACAACAACCCCCGGTCGACCCCGCCCTCTCCCCTAAGGCCGCCGCTTCCGGGCCCGCCGCGTCGGCCTCGGCGTCCGGGCCACCGGGCCGGGAACCGGGCAGCGCCCTCAGCCCGCGGGCCAGGCTCGCGTTCACGATGCTCGCCGTCGTCCAGGCGACGCTGATCTTCACCATCACGCTGATCTCCGTGCCGCTGCCCCACATCGCGCGCGAGTTCGGCCTGAGCGCGGCGGACCTGGTCCTGATCAACGCCGCCTACGGGTTGCCCTTCAGCGGGCTCCTGCTCTTCGGGGGCCGCCTCACCGACCGCTACGGCGGGCGGCTGATGTTCGTGGCCGGGCTGCTGCTCTTCGGTCTGGCCTCCATGACCGCCGCGTTCGCGCCCACCTTCGAGGCGCTGGTCGCGGTGCGGTTCTGCCAGGGCGTGGGCGCGGCGATGACGGCCCCGGCGGCCCTGGCCGTGCTGCGCGCGGTCTTCCCCGATCCGATCGCCTTCGGCCGGGCCATGGCGGTCTGGGGCGGGGTGTCCGTACTCGGCGGAGCCGCTGGAACCCTGATCTCCGGCGCCGTCGCCGCCTGGGTGTCCTGGCGCTGGATCTTCGCCGTTCCGGTGCTGGTGGCCGCCCTGGGTCTCGCGGTGACCCGGCGGCTCCTGCCCGCCGACCCCGCCCGTGGGACGCGGGACCGGCCCGGTCTCGACCCGGCCGGTGCCGTTCTCGCCACGCTGGGCATCTCGATCGGCAGCTACGGTCTGATCCTCAGCGGCGACCACCCGTGGGGATCGGCCCAGGTCCTGGCTCCCATCGTCGTCGGCCTCGTGCTGCTCGCCGCGTTCCTGATGGTCGAGCGGCGGGTGCGCGACCCGCTGCTGCCGCCCGGCTTCGTCGTGGAGCCGCGCCGCCTGGTGGGGCTCTTCGGGATCTTCCTGGCCGCGGCGGGCGTGGCGCTGGTGACCTTCTTGCTCTCGCTCCACCTCCAGCAGCAGATGGGTTGGTCCGCGCTGGCCACGACCGGCGCGTTCGTCCCGTTCACCGTCGCGCTGATCGCGACCAACCTGCTGTCCGGGCGGCTGGTGGGCCGGTACGGTGCCGGTCCGGTCACTGTCGCGGGGCTCGTCATCGGCGCCGCGGGACTCGCGCTGCTCACCGGGGTCAGCCCCGACGGCTCGTTCGCCCTGACCCTGCTGCCCGGCGTGATCCTGCTGCCGGTGGGCGCCACCTTCATCTTCTCCGGATCGGCGGTGCTGAGCACCGCGAACGTGCCCCAGCACCAGGCCGGACTGGCGGGCGGCGTGATGAACACCGCGATGGAGCTCGGGCCCACGGTCGGGTTGGCCGCGCTCATGGCGGTGGCCGCGGCGCAGGCCGAGGTGGTGGTCGGCTACGCCTGGGCCTTCGGGGCCGGTGCCGCCGTCTACCTGCTCGTCGCGATCCTGGCGGCGGTGGCGATCCGACGCCGCCCCGTCTCCTAGCGGCGGGGACCCAGAGACGACACCGGGCGTGCCTTACCCGGCGGACGCGGCACGCCCGGTGTCCTGTCATGCCCTTCCGCCCGCCACTCTTTCGCCCACGGCGCCGGTGCAGACCGGCCGGGGTGTACCGGCTAGGGCGGACCGGCTAGGGCATACCGGGCGGGGCCTGCCCCCAGCCCCAGACCGGCACGCTCTCCCGTCGCGACGGCGGCGCCTCCGGCCGTGAATTGGCCATCGCCCGCCGCGAACCCCATTCGATATAGGCGACGAACGCGGATCGGAATTCCGGATCTGCGGGCAGGCCCACCTCGTCCGCGGCCTCCAACATCAGTTTCACCCAGCGCTTCCGTTGTTCCGGCTGGATTTCCCGACCCCGATGGCTTTTCAGCATCCGCCGGAAACCGCCGAGTTCCTCGGTGTAGGTTTTGGGGCCGCCGAAGACCTCGCCGAGCCAGATCGCGACGTGTTGTGGATGGTCGTCGGTCATGTACTGGAAGATCGGGGCGAGGAGTTCGTCCTCGCGCACCCTCCGGTAGAACTCCTCGGTGAGCCGTCCCAGCGCCTCGGCGCCGCCGGCCCACTCGTACATCGTCGGGACCGTTTCCGACATCACGACACCTCCGGTCGGCAGTGGTTTCCCCGGTTTCCTCGCGGCACGGTCAGCAGCTCGCCCACGACCTCGGCCGCCTGCTCGGGGGAGGGCAGCGACGGATGGTTGGAGCGGCGGCCCGTGCCGGGGTCGAACCCCTCGTGCCAGACCGGCTCCGGGACCAGGTGGCCGTCCTCGCGCAGCTGGGCGACGTTCCGTTGGACGGCGGCTTTCTCCCACATCAGGGCGC
This DNA window, taken from Nocardiopsis exhalans, encodes the following:
- a CDS encoding helix-turn-helix domain-containing protein; translation: METSPAIAQVLNEVGPRLRRLRMRRGVSLTAVAEATGISKSTLSRLESGQRRPSLELLLPIAQAHQVPLEELVGAPEVGDPRVRPIPRSVNGNTVLPLTRQAGPLQAFKMVLPQTRNTPELCTHEGYEWLYVLSGSLRLLLADHDLVLEAGEAAEFDTRLPHWFGSTGEGPVEVLSLFGRQGERIHVRARPRPRARNRNDEADRADGE
- a CDS encoding winged helix-turn-helix domain-containing protein: MSEDDRVDLNGLRTVAHPLRLRLLSLLTGRTMSAAEAARELGETQANVSYHIRRLAKGGLLEFVDEKPVRGGIAKRYTHRPSSGEALGGSDQESFLGLMRVLAQQMSARASGYREGSDFAFTDAHLTIPAEEWPRVRELARELGRVVHEAAERTSDGGTVRVSLTVAAFESE
- a CDS encoding MFS transporter encodes the protein MQKATRRPGLGRDFNRFWLGSLASNLGDGMMVIALPLVAAFLTNDPLLVSGLIAARFLPFLLFGLAAGVIVDRVDRVRLMIGTNLVRAVALVALAGFIATGNATIWVLYAVMFTVMTCEVFYDLAGRALMPALAPAGTIDRANGRVEGGRTVTQDFAGGPLAGFLFVVFAFLPIAVNAGAYALGALVLLGLPLAVRRAPGHDDSGQDPAAKRPSPLADLREGFRFVFRGSSLGAILLFNLALNAAFTALSAVMVLLAQNHFGVPAALYGVFLGSSAVGALLGATTVGFLVARLGRFRLEVVFFTVTGLCFIGFGLAPNAYAAVVAWVLLGFVITASNIVMLGAIQLIVPGRQLGRVMSFVQVSGAAFGPIAALSAGFLGRVELYYVPIASGVLVLVSLALAVPALRRVVTEADRVEAVQIAEQVEPSEQVEPSEQAEPSEK
- a CDS encoding NAD(P)/FAD-dependent oxidoreductase; protein product: MFESGSRNGPTYGTEFDVVVIGAGAGGLNAALVLARSRRRVAVVDSGAPRNAPAAHMQGFLSRDGMPPAELLETGRAEAAGYGVEFLDGEVEEVARIFEEGAPVFTVRLADGVVLAARRVVVATGLRDELPDIPGVADRWGRDLLHCPYCHGYEVREQTLGVLGTQPAAVRHALLIRQWSEDVVLFRHTLEITGEDREALDARGVTVVDGTVERLLVEGDRLRGVQLAEGSCVPCHALFLVPRMVPRDGLLTALGCERGDNGWVATDRTGRTSVPGVWAVGNVVDPRALVVSAAGAGSAAAFAINHDLVGEDVEQAVQDHRMVKELTGVRPGDEY
- a CDS encoding MFS transporter; protein product: MRATYLDVLRLPYALRAFVPSVVGKLSFAMVSLALLLLVQEGPGGFALSGAVVGGFGLGNVVAAPLRARLVDQYGARLVLPWLAVGYAAGLIGVVFAVGADSGGVAIVLGVLSGLCTPPLGAVMRGVWALLATTDGHRTRAYSLDAVAEELVFIAGPLMVSLVALLPNGPTVAVVVAATAGLVGTVGMVLSPAPKPGKVRRRVSAWSGWVGPLRHARLWPVLSVLVGVGLVLGAVELLSTAHGQAMGHSGLAGVLLAFFAVGSAAGGLFYGSRTWTAAPMGRMVFLGLAACGALFAAAWGGELVVLVPLFTVVGLFVAPSMISGYLAADEIAPVEERTEASALINTAVNAGAALAFAVGGALLDSTSITVSTVLLAATAGIFVAVAVLSAVRDRRLQWAARATVAQEDRGERT
- a CDS encoding helix-turn-helix transcriptional regulator encodes the protein MLRELFDRGEESRIIDEMLDSALSGQGASSLVEGIIGTGKTMLLRWAEERARQRGMLVLSATASPTERRFSMGVVDQLFSCLETAGSLPGPPAKINFHQRTPKDPEYAQFTDLFTTLSRVAQHKPILLTVDCVQCVDSDSLSWLGFLMRRIDNIPVVLLASQRRGEPASDQHLLVEFMNSVRPDRHLRLHDLSPSAASHLIDSLRGCSRDTSDDLIADSGGNPYLLTQQVLTTPAPAPSCALTDDDRPADPSDDLTIRLRAVKDRVLCLLRRLDGNGLRVAHAASVVGETAVNAELVAELCSLTVAEAGQSLGQLTECGILHPTTRTFRHPVLARLLYLDVPIAQRAAFHRRTALHLHQDGAAPGSITTHLLRASPLEQPWMAPMLLDAAEGLLPRGAHAAMEHLDTVVRHGAPDDVASRIADLRVRALMELDLPASADAQYSLVNLTADPLELADRSARLADTLLRLDQPDQARSVLDRAHERVRGHDAGTAARLRRQLGHVRLYEGSHTGGPAGLERLEAVLLHRTSTGQTAPAVRRICRVFLAPPRALYGSPSWYHALLALLWAGGFDQAQQYIDAEVRLAVAEGTVTRVAEAHAVRSLVLLHRGALADAGDEARQALTALGRISADRHHTGALARSVLIDVAVERDQLTEAGDLLDVELPTGQATGRETEQSVGQTSGQATGWWHLHLAHSTARALGRLGQVERALTLVTHCERELDRRRIDNPAILPWRSTKALLHAGLGNLPEARRLARQEVDRARRWAAPFAWGRALLALASVSASGNVLGPARGAMELLDSEEAPLLFAHALYAAGEAHQRGGTTARARELLHRANEVGISLGADALVDQVQRTLRDAGGRPGPRKTSTRSLLTPTECQVAELAAGGMSNRDIARMLRVSLRNVESHLTHCYRKLRIGGRRELSRFFQAEDPEEKAPGRAVPHGLVLDPRQPQSV
- a CDS encoding MFS transporter, which gives rise to MDHTAQQPPVDPALSPKAAASGPAASASASGPPGREPGSALSPRARLAFTMLAVVQATLIFTITLISVPLPHIAREFGLSAADLVLINAAYGLPFSGLLLFGGRLTDRYGGRLMFVAGLLLFGLASMTAAFAPTFEALVAVRFCQGVGAAMTAPAALAVLRAVFPDPIAFGRAMAVWGGVSVLGGAAGTLISGAVAAWVSWRWIFAVPVLVAALGLAVTRRLLPADPARGTRDRPGLDPAGAVLATLGISIGSYGLILSGDHPWGSAQVLAPIVVGLVLLAAFLMVERRVRDPLLPPGFVVEPRRLVGLFGIFLAAAGVALVTFLLSLHLQQQMGWSALATTGAFVPFTVALIATNLLSGRLVGRYGAGPVTVAGLVIGAAGLALLTGVSPDGSFALTLLPGVILLPVGATFIFSGSAVLSTANVPQHQAGLAGGVMNTAMELGPTVGLAALMAVAAAQAEVVVGYAWAFGAGAAVYLLVAILAAVAIRRRPVS